A portion of the uncultured Bacteroides sp. genome contains these proteins:
- a CDS encoding Crp/Fnr family transcriptional regulator: MMLEQFKTHINKFANIGDEEFAGIINYFQIQIFKKKENLLDEGQVCKASYFVLNGILRKFFVNKKGVEQTTEFAIENWWMTETFSYLNQTPTEFYIQAVEIAEVLAIHRNVYNDLLEKHPIMERYFRCIYQKAYAAAQMRIKLLYEHSREELYHHFRNSQPEFLQRVPQYLIASYLGFTPEYLSEIRKKDIS, from the coding sequence ATGATGCTTGAACAATTTAAAACCCATATCAATAAATTTGCAAACATCGGTGATGAAGAATTTGCGGGTATAATAAACTATTTTCAGATTCAAATTTTTAAGAAGAAAGAAAATTTGCTGGATGAAGGGCAGGTTTGTAAAGCAAGTTATTTTGTATTGAATGGCATTCTGAGAAAGTTTTTTGTCAACAAAAAAGGAGTAGAACAAACCACCGAGTTTGCTATTGAGAACTGGTGGATGACAGAGACTTTTTCTTATCTTAACCAAACACCAACTGAATTTTATATTCAGGCAGTAGAAATTGCAGAGGTATTAGCTATTCATCGAAATGTTTACAATGATTTGCTGGAAAAGCACCCGATTATGGAAAGGTATTTTCGTTGTATATATCAAAAGGCTTATGCTGCCGCACAAATGCGTATCAAGCTCCTTTATGAACATTCCCGGGAAGAATTATATCATCATTTCCGCAACAGTCAGCCCGAGTTTCTTCAACGGGTTCCGCAATACCTCATTGCTTCCTATCTAGGTTTTACACCGGAATATTTAAGCGAAATCCGCAAGAAAGATATTTCTTAA
- a CDS encoding NAD(P)H-dependent oxidoreductase, translating to MNQEQKDPFSFASHLKTTKNWNMSTIIENLKWRYATKKYDTSKKITKEDLQTLKDAINLAPTSYGLQPFKVFFIENPEIRKQLQAASWGQSPVTDASHLIVFASYNNIDANYVDAYMNNIATIRNLKSEDVAPFKAVISHGLDTLGNNVAQWTSKQTYIALGTLLNAAAELHIDATPMEGFDREQYNQILGLTEKGLSASVIATVGYRHEEDHHQHLAKVRKPESEIFETV from the coding sequence ATGAATCAAGAACAGAAAGACCCGTTCTCTTTTGCGTCACATTTGAAAACAACTAAAAACTGGAATATGTCGACAATTATTGAAAACTTAAAATGGCGTTATGCCACCAAGAAGTATGATACTTCTAAGAAAATAACGAAAGAAGATTTGCAGACATTGAAAGATGCCATCAACCTCGCACCAACTTCTTACGGATTGCAGCCTTTTAAAGTCTTTTTCATTGAAAATCCGGAGATACGTAAACAACTTCAAGCAGCAAGTTGGGGACAGTCACCTGTAACCGATGCCTCACATCTCATTGTGTTTGCCAGTTACAATAACATCGATGCTAACTACGTTGATGCCTATATGAATAATATCGCAACTATTCGTAACTTAAAATCGGAAGATGTAGCACCATTTAAGGCTGTAATAAGTCACGGTCTGGATACGCTTGGTAACAATGTCGCCCAATGGACATCCAAACAGACCTATATTGCCTTGGGTACTTTACTCAATGCAGCAGCCGAATTGCACATAGACGCTACACCAATGGAAGGTTTTGATAGAGAGCAGTACAATCAAATATTGGGTTTAACAGAGAAAGGATTAAGTGCATCTGTGATCGCTACTGTCGGCTATCGCCACGAAGAAGATCATCACCAACATCTTGCCAAAGTAAGAAAGCCCGAATCCGAGATATTTGAAACCGTTTAA
- a CDS encoding AI-2E family transporter, which produces MTEKERYWKYSLIVIVLALGALLFFELTPYLSGILGAFTIYIMLRSQMMYLTEKRRMKRSLMAILLLLESILCFLIPLSLFVWLLLTRLEGINLDQTALVSSVQHVADLVQQKTGYDVLVKDNLTSIINFLTQVGQSFMAGLGSFVMNLFILVFVLFFMLLGGNKMEKYAYDLLPFSDKNKGYVLREINLIVKSNALGIPLLALIQGGVAMIGYFVFGAPNAFFFGVITCFTTIIPMIGTGLVWLPLSIYLALLGDWAQAIGLAAYGMIVITNVDNLIRFMLQKKMADIHPLITVFGVIIGLSLFGFLGVIFGPLLLSVFILCVDMCKKEYLE; this is translated from the coding sequence ATGACTGAAAAAGAACGCTATTGGAAATATTCTCTGATTGTTATTGTACTAGCTCTGGGAGCACTTTTGTTCTTTGAGCTTACACCCTATCTAAGTGGTATACTAGGAGCTTTTACCATTTATATTATGCTGCGAAGTCAAATGATGTATCTCACAGAAAAGAGACGGATGAAGCGTAGCTTGATGGCAATACTTCTTTTATTAGAATCTATTCTCTGTTTTCTGATACCTTTATCTCTATTTGTATGGTTGCTTTTAACCAGATTGGAAGGTATAAATCTTGACCAAACCGCACTTGTTAGCTCTGTTCAACATGTCGCTGATCTGGTACAGCAAAAAACCGGTTATGATGTGCTTGTTAAGGACAATCTAACATCTATAATTAATTTCCTGACTCAAGTGGGACAAAGTTTTATGGCTGGCTTGGGTAGCTTTGTGATGAACCTGTTTATCTTGGTCTTTGTTCTTTTCTTTATGTTGCTTGGTGGTAATAAGATGGAAAAATATGCTTATGACTTATTGCCATTTAGTGATAAGAACAAGGGGTATGTGCTGAGAGAGATTAATCTGATTGTGAAATCGAATGCACTTGGCATTCCTTTGTTGGCTTTGATACAAGGAGGTGTGGCTATGATTGGCTATTTTGTTTTCGGAGCTCCCAATGCTTTCTTTTTTGGAGTTATAACTTGTTTTACTACGATTATCCCTATGATAGGAACTGGTCTCGTATGGCTCCCTTTGTCTATTTATTTAGCTTTGTTGGGCGATTGGGCACAGGCTATTGGGCTGGCTGCTTATGGAATGATTGTCATTACGAATGTGGATAATCTCATACGCTTTATGCTGCAGAAGAAGATGGCGGATATACATCCTTTGATCACTGTCTTTGGGGTGATTATAGGCCTTTCGTTGTTTGGCTTCTTGGGAGTTATATTTGGGCCACTGCTGTTGTCTGTATTTATCCTTTGTGTTGATATGTGTAAGAAAGAGTATCTTGAATAA
- a CDS encoding leucine-rich repeat domain-containing protein, with protein sequence MRINVTAGNLSTLLDAQTNINTLLTITGEINGDDITTIRSIANLSTLNLTDASIVEGGRFYNEQRDYTSIAENEIPDYMLSGFDTITSVSIPNTAKSIGKKAFSDCTGLTEINIPGSVMSIENGAFEGCTGLTSVIIPRGIIGRSAFSNCSGLSTLTIGDGVSAIGEAAFLGCSGVTSLTIPDNVTVIGDQAFKDCAGVISIHISNSVISIGDQAFRNCAALTSVTLSNNVTSIGDQTFRGCTALTAITLPESIVSIHENAFMDCEGLISVNLPNNLTSIGGWAFYDCSKLTNITIPGAVTFIGEAAFFGCTNLSLVTLPSGITSIEDNTFHGCTALNAVTLPGSLNTIGYHAFKDCSALTEIHCKASVPPNVTSGAFNGVDKNSCKLYVPAGVYATYAHTAVWKDFPTIIEE encoded by the coding sequence ATGAGGATAAATGTTACGGCTGGTAATTTAAGCACACTGCTTGATGCTCAAACAAATATAAATACGCTCTTAACTATCACGGGAGAGATTAATGGGGATGATATTACTACGATACGTAGCATAGCAAATTTATCAACTCTTAATCTTACAGATGCTAGCATAGTAGAAGGTGGACGTTTTTACAACGAACAGAGGGATTATACATCTATTGCCGAAAACGAGATTCCTGATTATATGTTATCTGGCTTTGACACAATAACATCGGTATCCATCCCCAATACAGCTAAGAGTATTGGCAAAAAAGCTTTTTCTGATTGTACGGGACTAACAGAGATTAACATTCCTGGAAGTGTAATGTCGATAGAAAATGGTGCATTCGAAGGTTGTACAGGATTAACTTCGGTCATTATACCTCGTGGAATAATAGGCAGAAGCGCGTTCTCAAATTGTTCGGGATTAAGTACATTAACGATAGGCGATGGTGTAAGCGCTATTGGTGAAGCTGCATTTCTTGGTTGTTCAGGAGTGACATCTCTTACCATTCCGGATAATGTGACTGTTATTGGCGACCAAGCATTCAAGGACTGTGCCGGAGTAATTTCAATCCATATTTCTAACAGTGTAATTTCTATTGGTGATCAGGCCTTCAGAAACTGCGCAGCATTAACCTCTGTTACCCTTTCTAATAATGTTACTTCTATCGGTGATCAAACCTTCAGAGGTTGCACAGCTCTAACCGCTATTACTCTCCCCGAAAGCATCGTTTCAATCCATGAGAATGCTTTTATGGATTGTGAAGGATTAATATCTGTCAATCTTCCAAACAACTTAACATCTATAGGGGGATGGGCATTTTACGATTGTTCCAAACTAACAAACATCACCATTCCCGGTGCTGTTACTTTCATTGGTGAAGCAGCGTTCTTTGGTTGTACAAACCTGTCACTTGTCACGCTGCCTAGCGGCATAACTTCCATTGAAGACAACACCTTTCATGGCTGTACCGCACTAAATGCCGTCACCCTTCCGGGCAGTCTCAACACCATTGGATATCACGCTTTTAAAGACTGTTCCGCATTGACTGAAATACATTGCAAGGCCTCGGTACCGCCAAACGTAACCTCGGGTGCTTTCAACGGAGTAGATAAAAACAGCTGCAAACTATATGTTCCTGCAGGAGTTTATGCAACCTATGCCCATACGGCAGTCTGGAAAGATTTTCCTACTATCATTGAAGAATAA
- the aroB gene encoding 3-dehydroquinate synthase, whose protein sequence is MSKQDVILCESLETSLARAIEKCPHDKLFILTDEHTTALCMPPLRQVSSLKGAEEITIGAEDTHKTLETLSGVWQTLSEKGASRHSLLINVGGGMVTDLGGFAAATFKRGIPYINIPTTLLAMVDASVGGKTGINFNGLKNEIGSFAPASSVLIETEFLRSLDANNFFSGYAEMLKHGLISTTAHWAELLSFPTEQIDYTRLKQLVGQSVQVKEDIVEQDPFEHGIRKALNLGHTVGHAFESLALAEDRHVLHGYAVAWGIVCELYLSHIKVGFPKDKMRQTIQFVKENYGTFIIDCNQYDRLYEYMQHDKKNTAGIINFTLLKEIGDVSINQTANKDEIFEMFDFYRECMGA, encoded by the coding sequence ATGAGTAAACAAGATGTCATCCTATGCGAGAGTCTCGAAACAAGTCTCGCACGTGCCATTGAAAAATGCCCGCACGATAAACTGTTTATCTTGACCGACGAGCACACTACCGCTCTATGCATGCCCCCTCTCAGACAAGTTTCATCTTTAAAAGGTGCCGAAGAAATTACCATCGGTGCTGAAGATACCCATAAAACCCTTGAAACACTCTCAGGAGTGTGGCAAACATTGAGCGAGAAAGGAGCCAGTCGGCACTCTCTTTTAATCAATGTAGGAGGCGGAATGGTAACTGATCTGGGAGGATTTGCCGCTGCAACTTTTAAGCGAGGCATTCCCTATATCAATATTCCAACCACACTCCTAGCTATGGTCGATGCTTCCGTAGGTGGCAAAACCGGTATTAACTTCAACGGACTAAAGAATGAAATTGGTTCATTTGCTCCCGCAAGTTCTGTACTTATTGAAACAGAATTTCTCCGTAGTCTGGACGCCAATAATTTCTTTTCCGGGTATGCCGAAATGTTGAAACATGGCCTTATCAGCACTACCGCTCATTGGGCCGAGCTACTTTCTTTTCCAACCGAGCAAATCGATTACACCCGTCTCAAGCAACTCGTTGGACAATCCGTTCAGGTGAAAGAAGATATTGTAGAACAAGATCCCTTTGAACATGGCATACGCAAAGCACTTAACCTCGGGCACACTGTTGGTCATGCCTTTGAAAGTCTCGCCCTTGCCGAAGATCGCCATGTACTCCACGGATACGCCGTAGCTTGGGGCATTGTTTGCGAACTCTACCTTTCGCACATCAAGGTCGGTTTCCCCAAAGACAAAATGCGGCAAACCATCCAATTCGTTAAAGAGAATTACGGTACTTTCATTATCGACTGCAACCAATACGACCGCCTCTATGAATATATGCAGCACGACAAGAAAAATACAGCAGGCATCATCAATTTTACCCTATTGAAAGAGATAGGAGATGTAAGTATCAATCAGACAGCGAATAAAGATGAAATCTTCGAAATGTTCGACTTCTATCGAGAGTGTATGGGGGCATAG
- a CDS encoding TonB-dependent receptor: MRKIIVGMVLLFVGAMSAFAQNKNITVSGRVIETDTKDPVEQATIRLLSLPDSAYVTGGVTQARGRFALPKVKQGKYVLVVSYIGLQTKNIPLQLSASDLTKNVGVVALNTDAIQLKEAVVTAEAPQVTVSEDTLVYNSSAYRVPQGSMLEELVKKLPGAEVAEDGTITINGKTIKKIMVNGKEFFTKDPKVAMKNLPVEMIDKIKSYDKKSDLARITGIDDGEEEAVIDLSVKKGMNQGWFGNLDAGYGNKERYLGKTMLNRFSDGDQLSVLANANNINDQGFPGGGGFRRGGGSNSGINAVKTTGINFATETSKLQLGGSVDYSHSDRDVKTSSQSKTVLKDGSSSFAKGLNSQLNKSEAVNADFQMEWKPDSLTNIIFRPSFSYSSADNLSNSHSLMSSVDNLLQYTLSESLFTDDIDDLVNYNRRESSNFSKGISTDGNLQINRKLNSKGRNLTLRMSYGYSDDDSDQYSYSKIRYFKTGSVSEQNQYIDNVNKGYNYRIQATYSEPIFTNRFLQFSYSYQHKYQKTDKNTYDYKDQVNYLDHRLDSLSKFYENTYDTHEFNVSLKTVREKYQYNIGFSVQPQQSNTTYEQGKINVDTTRNVVNFSPTLDYRYRFNKQTQLRINYRGRTSQPSMTDLLPITDNSDPLNIKEGNPSLKPSYSNNFMLFYNTFLPETQRSMMLRLSFTNTINSVSNVVTYTKETGRTISKPENINGNWSTNGGFVFNTPLKNKKFTISTFSDGSYNNMVSYTSLTNEKDAAKNTTRSLNLSERLNGSFRNDWFEFGLNSGIQYNLSRNSLQSESNQETFDYSFGANTNITLPWSVTLATDASYSLRNGYSGGLDRNELIWNAQVAKNFLKKKQATISLQIYDILKQQSNLSRSISDGVTRDTEYNAINSYFMVHFVYRLNAFGGNKGRGDMYRRGGPDGPPRGRGGRGGGFGGDHSF, translated from the coding sequence ATGAGAAAAATTATCGTTGGGATGGTACTACTATTTGTAGGTGCCATGTCCGCTTTCGCACAAAACAAAAACATTACAGTATCGGGAAGAGTTATCGAGACAGATACAAAAGACCCGGTGGAACAAGCTACCATTCGTTTATTATCTTTGCCCGATAGTGCATACGTTACGGGGGGGGTAACACAGGCTAGGGGGCGGTTTGCCTTACCAAAAGTGAAACAAGGAAAGTATGTCTTGGTTGTTTCTTACATTGGTTTGCAAACAAAGAATATTCCTTTGCAGCTTTCAGCATCTGATCTGACAAAAAATGTAGGTGTTGTAGCTTTGAATACAGATGCTATTCAGCTAAAAGAAGCTGTTGTAACAGCTGAAGCTCCTCAGGTAACGGTATCCGAAGATACTTTGGTGTATAATTCTTCCGCTTACCGTGTGCCACAAGGATCAATGCTTGAGGAATTGGTTAAGAAATTGCCCGGTGCCGAAGTAGCCGAAGATGGAACAATTACCATCAATGGAAAAACGATTAAGAAAATCATGGTAAACGGCAAGGAATTCTTTACGAAAGATCCTAAAGTGGCCATGAAGAATCTGCCTGTGGAAATGATTGATAAGATTAAATCTTACGATAAAAAATCGGATCTGGCTCGTATCACCGGTATTGATGACGGTGAAGAAGAAGCGGTAATTGATCTTTCTGTCAAAAAAGGAATGAACCAAGGCTGGTTCGGCAATTTAGATGCCGGATATGGTAATAAGGAGCGCTATTTAGGTAAGACTATGCTGAATCGTTTTTCCGATGGAGATCAGTTGAGTGTGCTGGCGAATGCAAACAATATAAATGATCAGGGCTTTCCGGGTGGTGGAGGATTTCGAAGAGGCGGTGGATCTAATAGCGGCATTAATGCGGTTAAAACGACAGGCATAAATTTTGCTACGGAAACGAGTAAACTACAATTGGGAGGAAGCGTAGATTATAGCCATTCTGATAGGGATGTAAAGACAAGTAGCCAGTCTAAAACAGTCTTGAAAGATGGTAGCTCTTCTTTTGCTAAGGGGCTAAATAGCCAACTGAATAAGTCGGAAGCTGTGAATGCTGATTTCCAAATGGAATGGAAGCCAGATAGCTTGACGAACATTATTTTTCGTCCTTCTTTCTCTTATTCTTCAGCGGATAATCTTTCTAATTCTCATTCGTTGATGTCTTCAGTGGATAATCTTTTGCAATATACGCTTAGTGAGTCCCTGTTTACAGATGATATTGATGATTTAGTGAACTACAACCGACGAGAATCGTCTAACTTCAGTAAAGGCATTTCTACAGACGGAAACTTGCAGATTAACCGTAAGCTAAACAGTAAGGGACGAAATTTAACATTAAGGATGTCTTATGGATATAGTGATGATGACTCGGATCAATATTCTTATTCAAAGATTCGTTATTTCAAAACAGGTTCAGTTTCTGAACAGAATCAGTATATTGATAATGTGAATAAGGGATATAATTATCGAATCCAGGCAACATATAGTGAGCCTATCTTTACGAATCGTTTTTTACAATTTAGTTATAGCTATCAGCACAAATATCAGAAGACGGATAAGAATACCTATGATTATAAGGATCAAGTAAATTATTTGGATCATCGTCTTGACTCCCTAAGTAAGTTCTATGAGAACACGTATGATACGCATGAATTCAATGTGTCTTTAAAGACTGTCCGCGAAAAATATCAATACAACATAGGCTTTAGTGTGCAACCTCAACAGTCGAATACCACTTATGAACAGGGTAAAATCAATGTGGACACAACCCGAAATGTGGTTAACTTTTCTCCAACACTTGATTATCGGTATCGTTTTAATAAGCAGACTCAGTTACGTATTAACTATCGGGGAAGAACTTCACAACCTAGTATGACCGACTTGTTGCCTATAACCGATAATTCGGACCCGCTTAATATTAAAGAGGGAAACCCTTCACTGAAACCTTCGTACAGTAACAACTTTATGCTTTTCTATAATACTTTTCTACCCGAAACGCAACGAAGTATGATGCTTCGTCTTAGTTTCACGAATACGATTAATAGTGTGAGCAATGTGGTTACCTATACCAAAGAAACGGGACGTACAATCAGTAAACCTGAAAATATAAATGGAAACTGGTCGACAAACGGAGGATTTGTGTTCAACACTCCATTAAAGAATAAGAAGTTTACTATTTCTACTTTCTCGGACGGATCATATAATAATATGGTTAGCTATACGAGTTTAACCAATGAGAAGGATGCGGCGAAGAATACCACACGTAGCCTAAACCTTTCCGAAAGACTGAATGGGTCCTTCCGTAATGACTGGTTTGAATTTGGTTTGAATAGTGGAATACAATATAATCTTTCGAGAAATTCTTTACAGTCAGAATCTAATCAGGAAACATTTGACTACTCTTTTGGTGCTAATACTAACATTACCCTACCTTGGAGTGTGACGCTTGCTACGGATGCGTCTTATAGTCTGAGGAATGGCTATAGTGGCGGACTCGATCGCAATGAACTTATATGGAATGCTCAAGTAGCTAAAAATTTTCTTAAGAAAAAGCAGGCCACTATTAGTCTTCAAATATATGATATATTGAAACAACAAAGTAACTTATCACGTAGCATCTCTGATGGTGTGACACGAGATACGGAATATAATGCAATAAATAGTTATTTTATGGTTCACTTCGTCTATCGTTTGAATGCCTTTGGAGGAAATAAAGGAAGAGGGGATATGTATCGTCGTGGTGGCCCTGATGGGCCTCCTAGAGGCAGGGGTGGCCGTGGTGGTGGCTTCGGAGGCGATCACTCATTCTAA
- the cls gene encoding cardiolipin synthase, protein MIDWTSFLSQTAKIIFDLMYFGAIIGTIIVVVLDNRNPVKTIAWILILTFLPLVGLVFYFFFGRSTRRERIIGKKIYNRLMKKPVAEYLAQDKCQFPDEYARLIQLFKETNQALPFEGNRVVAYTDGYAKLQSLLCELSKAKHHIHMEYYIIEDDAVGRLVRDVLIDKARSGVEIRIIYDDVGCWHVPNRFFEEMKDEGIEVRAFLKVRFPLFTSKVNYRNHRKIVVIDGRVGFVGGMNLAERYIRGVKWGVWRDTHILIEGKAVHGLQTAFLVDWYFVDRTIVSSSRYFPRIEPCGKALAQIVTSDPIGPWKEIMQGLTIAISGAKKYFYMQTPYFLPTEPILAAMQTAALAGVDVRLMLPKRADNRITHSASYSYLADVLRAGVKVYFYKKGFLHSKLMVSDDMFSTVGSTNLDFRSFEHNFEVNAFMYDAETALRMKEIFLLDQRYCSRIFLKSWLKRPLRKRAVESVIRLLSPLL, encoded by the coding sequence ATGATTGATTGGACTTCTTTTCTCAGCCAGACAGCGAAAATCATATTCGACCTGATGTATTTTGGAGCAATCATCGGAACAATTATTGTTGTGGTACTTGATAATCGTAATCCGGTGAAGACTATCGCTTGGATATTGATTTTGACGTTCTTACCGTTAGTGGGGCTGGTGTTCTATTTCTTCTTTGGAAGGAGCACGCGCCGTGAACGAATTATCGGGAAGAAGATCTATAATCGCTTGATGAAAAAACCGGTGGCTGAGTATCTGGCTCAAGACAAGTGCCAATTTCCTGATGAATATGCCCGCTTGATTCAACTATTCAAGGAAACGAATCAAGCTCTTCCTTTTGAAGGCAACAGAGTGGTGGCATATACTGATGGTTATGCCAAGTTACAGTCTTTGCTTTGCGAGTTGAGCAAGGCGAAGCATCACATACATATGGAGTATTATATTATTGAGGATGATGCAGTAGGCCGCCTTGTGCGTGATGTGTTGATTGATAAAGCTCGTAGTGGTGTGGAGATAAGGATAATATACGATGATGTGGGTTGTTGGCATGTGCCAAATCGTTTTTTTGAGGAAATGAAAGATGAGGGAATAGAGGTACGGGCATTCTTGAAGGTACGTTTTCCGCTGTTTACGAGTAAAGTGAATTATCGTAATCATCGTAAGATAGTAGTGATAGATGGTAGGGTCGGATTTGTTGGCGGAATGAATCTAGCAGAGAGGTATATACGTGGAGTTAAGTGGGGCGTATGGCGAGATACACACATCCTGATAGAGGGCAAGGCTGTGCACGGATTGCAAACAGCTTTCCTTGTGGATTGGTATTTTGTAGATCGTACCATTGTTAGCTCTTCGCGCTATTTTCCTCGAATAGAACCTTGTGGAAAGGCTTTGGCTCAGATTGTAACGAGTGATCCGATTGGCCCTTGGAAAGAAATAATGCAGGGACTAACGATAGCAATTTCGGGTGCAAAGAAGTATTTTTATATGCAGACACCTTACTTTTTGCCAACTGAACCCATATTGGCAGCTATGCAAACGGCTGCTTTGGCCGGAGTAGATGTCCGCCTGATGTTGCCTAAACGTGCCGATAACAGGATTACTCATTCAGCTTCTTACTCTTATTTGGCAGATGTGTTAAGGGCAGGTGTGAAAGTTTACTTTTATAAGAAAGGTTTCTTGCATTCAAAACTGATGGTGTCCGACGACATGTTCTCTACCGTAGGGTCTACGAATCTGGACTTTCGCAGTTTTGAACATAACTTTGAGGTTAACGCCTTCATGTACGATGCCGAAACAGCACTGCGCATGAAGGAGATCTTTCTGTTGGATCAACGATATTGTTCTCGGATTTTTCTGAAAAGCTGGCTGAAGCGTCCATTGCGAAAGAGGGCGGTAGAATCAGTCATTCGTCTCCTCTCCCCGTTGCTTTGA
- a CDS encoding RsmD family RNA methyltransferase, with product MRVISGIYRRRRFDIPQSFKARPTTDFAKENLFNVLANHIDFTDGISALDLFSGTGGISLELISRGCDKVISIEKEGAHHAFISKIMQDVKTDKCLPIRGDAFKFINRTKEKFDFIFADPPYELKELETIPDLIFKNELLKDEGLFVLEHGKKNHFETHPHFLERRVYGSVNFSFFSSKQRGEETND from the coding sequence ATGCGAGTTATAAGCGGCATCTATAGAAGAAGAAGATTTGATATTCCTCAGAGTTTTAAGGCGCGTCCAACAACTGACTTCGCAAAGGAGAACCTGTTTAATGTACTAGCCAACCATATCGATTTTACCGATGGCATATCAGCCCTCGATTTATTCTCGGGCACCGGTGGAATCAGCTTGGAGCTTATCTCTCGTGGTTGCGATAAAGTGATCAGCATTGAAAAAGAAGGAGCACATCATGCTTTTATCTCCAAGATCATGCAAGATGTAAAAACAGACAAATGCCTTCCTATCCGGGGAGATGCGTTTAAGTTCATCAACAGGACCAAAGAAAAATTTGACTTCATATTTGCTGATCCTCCTTACGAATTGAAGGAACTGGAAACGATTCCCGATTTAATATTTAAGAATGAGCTGCTAAAAGATGAAGGACTATTCGTCCTTGAACACGGAAAAAAGAACCACTTTGAGACACATCCTCATTTTCTTGAAAGAAGAGTATATGGTAGTGTTAACTTCTCTTTTTTCTCATCAAAGCAACGGGGAGAGGAGACGAATGACTGA
- a CDS encoding DUF3822 family protein: MPERAIIENIDFSKSDQYTLSIRLSTDGFSFSVYNPLHEGSTFLTRVQIDPSLSLTANLKQVFRESDFLSYSYKRINIVMAGKRFTMMPFELFEDEQTEMIFYHNHQKRENEIVLYNILKKNNIVVIFGIDKSAHQFLVEQYPHAKFYSQSTPMSEYFSAKSRLGNSKKMYACIQDNAMDIYCYERGHLLLANSFECKQTEDRIYYLLYIWKQLNLNQERDELQLTGTINDKEKLTQELRKFISQVFIIPQSIFTDIQTLTSCEL; the protein is encoded by the coding sequence ATGCCCGAAAGAGCAATAATAGAAAATATCGATTTTAGTAAATCGGATCAATACACACTATCCATCCGTCTGAGTACGGATGGATTTTCTTTTTCTGTGTATAACCCTCTTCACGAAGGAAGTACATTCCTCACTAGAGTTCAGATAGATCCCTCTCTCTCTCTGACGGCCAATCTGAAACAAGTATTTCGCGAATCCGACTTCCTGAGCTATTCTTACAAGCGAATCAACATTGTAATGGCAGGAAAACGATTCACGATGATGCCTTTCGAGTTATTTGAAGATGAGCAGACTGAGATGATATTTTATCACAATCATCAAAAGCGGGAAAACGAGATTGTACTCTACAACATATTGAAGAAAAATAATATTGTCGTCATATTTGGCATCGATAAAAGTGCTCACCAATTTTTGGTAGAACAATATCCACATGCTAAATTCTATTCTCAATCCACGCCTATGTCGGAGTATTTCTCCGCAAAAAGCCGATTGGGGAACAGTAAAAAGATGTATGCCTGCATACAAGACAATGCAATGGATATCTATTGCTACGAGCGGGGGCATCTATTATTGGCCAATTCTTTTGAATGTAAACAAACAGAAGATCGCATCTATTATTTATTGTATATCTGGAAGCAATTGAATTTAAACCAAGAAAGAGATGAGCTCCAACTTACCGGAACAATAAATGATAAAGAAAAGCTCACTCAAGAACTACGGAAGTTCATTTCACAAGTATTTATTATTCCTCAAAGTATATTTACAGACATTCAAACATTAACATCATGCGAGTTATAA